One segment of Niabella beijingensis DNA contains the following:
- a CDS encoding glycoside hydrolase family 43 protein: MQKADNGFIEIINKGKGHRRMIRSHRMLALFCGVAAGLCSACSKSEPEKGEKPPPSVTTQPLYQADPTIFTDQGKYYLYGTDGVVPDKGIRVFVTTDKKRWKLGAAASGGGAVSTPGSFGTRGFWAPQVWKAGNKFYMAYVANEQIAIGTAPSPEGPFYAKEAIAFDQKNIDPYVFFDEDGKKYLYHVDITNGNKIYVASINDDFTAIDKKSRTLCITATAPWEIIQARVVEGPTVLRHKGIYYLIYSANHFENQQYAVGYATASHPLGPWTKAAENPVLSMTNTGKPGSGHGDVFFDPDGSMNYVFHTHNSATSVQPRRTAVVKASFVADPSGGADKLVMDVGSLYYLEQER; this comes from the coding sequence ATGCAAAAAGCAGACAACGGTTTTATCGAAATAATAAATAAGGGGAAGGGGCACCGGCGCATGATCCGGAGCCATCGAATGCTTGCTTTGTTCTGTGGTGTTGCTGCCGGCCTGTGCAGCGCCTGCAGTAAATCCGAACCGGAAAAGGGAGAAAAGCCGCCACCTTCTGTAACCACTCAACCCCTTTATCAGGCGGATCCGACCATTTTTACCGATCAGGGAAAATACTACCTGTATGGTACAGATGGCGTGGTGCCCGACAAAGGGATCCGGGTTTTTGTAACTACCGATAAGAAACGCTGGAAGCTGGGGGCGGCCGCCTCCGGGGGGGGCGCCGTAAGTACGCCGGGATCCTTTGGTACCAGGGGATTCTGGGCTCCGCAGGTCTGGAAGGCAGGAAATAAATTTTATATGGCCTATGTAGCGAACGAACAGATCGCCATTGGTACTGCTCCTTCGCCCGAAGGGCCCTTTTATGCAAAAGAAGCCATCGCTTTTGATCAGAAGAATATTGATCCGTATGTTTTCTTTGATGAAGATGGTAAAAAGTACCTTTATCATGTAGATATTACCAACGGTAATAAGATTTATGTGGCTTCTATTAATGATGACTTTACAGCCATTGATAAAAAAAGCCGGACGCTTTGTATTACTGCTACGGCGCCCTGGGAAATAATACAGGCGCGGGTGGTGGAAGGGCCTACAGTGCTCCGGCATAAAGGCATCTATTATCTGATCTATTCGGCCAATCATTTCGAAAATCAGCAATACGCGGTTGGCTATGCCACGGCCAGCCACCCACTCGGGCCCTGGACCAAGGCAGCAGAAAATCCGGTATTGAGTATGACGAACACCGGCAAGCCGGGCAGCGGGCACGGCGATGTGTTTTTTGATCCGGATGGTTCTATGAATTATGTGTTCCATACGCATAATTCGGCTACAAGTGTGCAGCCCCGCCGCACAGCAGTGGTGAAGGCATCGTTTGTGGCCGATCCTTCCGGTGGCGCAGATAAACTGGTGATGGATGTCGGCAGTCTGTATTATCTGGAGCAGGAGCGCTGA
- a CDS encoding DUF4945 domain-containing protein, which translates to MKAFIFAGCFFLLVACNKREITDRKEGSISLPPVENLTLQKLTDSTMKLTWNIPALPESIEQPVSVFILVKEIQPSLASFSPFSTTLDNAPTTFTYEVPDKPLEDPDAKRKYHITVKIKGTTVRKDPNYSGEVYSPGQTVAFDE; encoded by the coding sequence ATGAAAGCATTTATTTTTGCTGGTTGCTTTTTTTTACTGGTGGCCTGTAATAAAAGAGAAATTACAGACCGGAAAGAAGGAAGCATAAGTCTGCCTCCTGTAGAAAATCTGACATTGCAAAAGCTGACGGATTCCACGATGAAACTGACCTGGAACATTCCGGCGTTGCCGGAGAGCATTGAGCAACCAGTCAGTGTGTTCATTCTGGTAAAAGAGATCCAGCCGAGCCTGGCCAGTTTTTCACCCTTTAGCACTACCCTGGACAATGCTCCGACAACATTTACCTATGAGGTACCGGATAAACCACTGGAGGATCCGGATGCAAAGAGGAAATACCACATCACTGTAAAAATAAAAGGCACTACGGTAAGAAAAGATCCCAATTATTCCGGAGAGGTTTATTCTCCCGGTCAAACGGTCGCTTTTGATGAATAA
- a CDS encoding RagB/SusD family nutrient uptake outer membrane protein — MKQYKIYYALAVIMLTGASCKGFLDVNPKGVLSESQITTPADAEKFVIAAYAYMPTLGYGDTHNPWIQDVRSDDSYKGGGGLNDQVPWHEMEIFTLLTPNVGNNDGPWYRGYSGVSRTNIALRRLEQLDETALPTKPQRIAEMRFVRGWIYLGMKLRWKYIPWIDETTPEDAVMVEGISNRPDSMKNDLGLWDKIIEDLEYAANVLPDNQQDVGRPTKYAAHALAAKALLFRAYEQNDRHQVVNINQGTLNRALEHINVITAKDGALFDLQPDFAENYIVDYDNTTKESIWELQYSISNSGVHEWTGGMTNIGNELNAPWWAGKFPCCDFHKVTHTLINAFKTDGNGLPDFVNYNNTELKNEAYINYFKTHDFDPRLSHTASIPGYPWKYDNSILYEEGGSRSPFQYGFFNSKKEQVEPNCNCLYKPFYTYNSLNEKVIRYSEVLLWKAEILIQQGNLMGALQLINRVRERAAKSTSRLKKPDGTYWMKYHVALYQPGVNCTWNKDFAWNALMWENRLETACEGRRFFDLMRWGQLEPVMNAHFAKERGRFDWFGQAHFTAGRDEYLPIPQPQMNWSHGGYKQNPGY; from the coding sequence ATGAAACAATATAAAATTTATTATGCGCTTGCGGTCATTATGTTGACGGGAGCTTCCTGCAAAGGCTTTCTGGATGTAAATCCCAAGGGAGTGTTGTCTGAATCCCAAATAACAACTCCAGCAGATGCCGAGAAGTTCGTGATTGCGGCCTATGCTTATATGCCAACCCTGGGATACGGCGATACGCACAACCCCTGGATACAGGATGTACGATCGGACGATTCCTATAAAGGTGGCGGCGGTTTGAATGACCAGGTACCCTGGCATGAGATGGAGATCTTTACGCTGTTGACGCCGAATGTAGGCAACAATGACGGACCCTGGTACAGAGGCTATAGCGGAGTCAGCAGGACCAATATAGCGCTGCGCAGGCTGGAGCAACTGGATGAAACAGCGCTTCCGACAAAACCGCAGCGCATCGCAGAAATGCGATTTGTGAGGGGATGGATCTACCTGGGAATGAAACTGCGCTGGAAATACATTCCCTGGATCGATGAAACGACCCCGGAAGATGCTGTGATGGTGGAAGGCATTTCCAACCGCCCGGATTCCATGAAGAATGATCTGGGGCTTTGGGACAAGATTATAGAAGATCTGGAATACGCTGCCAATGTTTTACCGGATAATCAGCAGGATGTGGGGCGCCCTACAAAATATGCTGCCCATGCGCTGGCCGCCAAAGCGTTGTTGTTCAGGGCTTACGAGCAGAACGACCGGCACCAGGTTGTCAATATCAACCAGGGCACATTGAACCGGGCCCTGGAGCATATCAATGTGATCACTGCTAAGGATGGTGCGCTGTTTGACCTGCAACCCGATTTTGCGGAAAATTATATCGTGGATTATGATAATACAACAAAGGAATCGATCTGGGAGTTGCAGTATTCGATCTCTAACAGCGGGGTGCACGAATGGACAGGAGGAATGACAAATATCGGCAATGAACTGAATGCCCCCTGGTGGGCCGGGAAGTTCCCCTGCTGCGACTTCCATAAGGTGACCCATACGCTGATCAATGCATTTAAAACCGATGGGAATGGACTGCCCGATTTTGTGAACTATAACAATACAGAGCTGAAAAATGAAGCCTATATCAACTATTTTAAGACGCATGATTTTGATCCGCGGCTTAGTCATACGGCTTCCATTCCGGGATATCCCTGGAAGTACGATAACAGTATCCTGTATGAAGAAGGTGGTTCCCGGTCTCCGTTCCAGTATGGATTTTTTAATTCAAAAAAAGAACAGGTGGAACCTAATTGTAATTGCCTGTACAAACCGTTCTATACCTACAATAGTTTAAATGAGAAAGTGATCCGCTATTCGGAAGTGTTGTTGTGGAAAGCGGAGATCCTGATCCAGCAAGGGAATTTGATGGGTGCATTACAGTTAATCAACCGGGTAAGAGAGCGTGCTGCCAAAAGCACCAGCAGATTGAAAAAACCGGATGGTACTTACTGGATGAAATACCATGTGGCACTTTATCAGCCTGGCGTAAACTGTACCTGGAATAAGGATTTCGCCTGGAATGCCCTGATGTGGGAGAACCGGCTGGAAACGGCCTGCGAGGGACGGCGTTTTTTCGACCTGATGCGCTGGGGCCAGCTGGAACCGGTGATGAATGCGCATTTTGCAAAAGAACGGGGACGTTTCGACTGGTTCGGTCAGGCGCATTTTACTGCCGGAAGAGACGAATACCTGCCCATTCCGCAGCCCCAGATGAACTGGTCGCATGGTGGTTACAAACAAAATCCCGGATATTAA
- a CDS encoding DUF4091 domain-containing protein, which yields MKFKKRLLPVFVILFCVTHVKAAETDSSMQVWLASSLNRIFPQSPAPPAAALELQAARNSRISFQVAYRSNMKDQTHISCSVEDAAALNPQVRYVGLVPMPHFNTDVEPQELDGKGYLPGWLPDPLYPVSEAAANPYESRSFWITLTIPAALEPGLHRYRVRLKWKEGKEEKNRVLEVAVNASRLVLQPRKDFYVTHWWRGEAIALQYKTKMFDERWWQLTRACMKNLIEHGNDVAFIQNFFELRAIFKEPCQMLIVKEPYPGKYEFDWSRIKRFVDMCRELGYRKFEWAHLWLYWGVQDAMHIYKEENGQHKLLWDENLPAMSPVYIGFLEQYLPQLHAFLVKERLLEDSYFHLSDEPWSEHVDNYKKARAVLHRLAPWMKVMDALSDVRYGREHLTDIPVPIISSDEAYRKENIPHWVYFCTGPRNKWLNRLYDTPLPKLRMSGWLFYHLKAQGFLHWGYNFWYKLDKEEAGDPFTEGSAYAYPGIASGDPFAVYPGPDGPFDSIRWEVFAESLQDYAILQTAGISPDDPLLAPLRTYEDFPKSEQWIRDALEKVLSRK from the coding sequence ATGAAATTCAAAAAAAGACTACTTCCCGTTTTTGTTATTCTCTTTTGTGTAACGCATGTAAAAGCCGCAGAAACCGATAGCAGTATGCAGGTATGGCTAGCCAGTTCGCTGAACCGGATATTCCCGCAGTCGCCGGCCCCGCCGGCTGCCGCGCTGGAGCTGCAGGCAGCACGCAACAGCCGGATATCCTTCCAGGTAGCTTACCGCAGCAATATGAAGGATCAGACACATATTTCCTGCAGTGTGGAGGATGCCGCTGCGTTGAATCCGCAGGTGCGTTATGTGGGGCTTGTGCCCATGCCCCATTTTAATACAGATGTGGAGCCGCAGGAACTCGATGGCAAAGGCTATCTGCCGGGCTGGTTGCCGGATCCGCTATATCCGGTCAGCGAGGCAGCGGCAAATCCTTATGAGAGCCGGTCGTTCTGGATCACGCTTACGATCCCCGCAGCACTGGAACCCGGGCTGCACCGCTACCGGGTGCGTTTGAAATGGAAAGAAGGTAAGGAAGAAAAGAACCGGGTGCTGGAGGTGGCCGTAAATGCAAGCCGGCTGGTGCTGCAGCCACGGAAAGATTTTTATGTGACCCACTGGTGGCGGGGTGAGGCCATCGCCTTGCAATACAAAACAAAAATGTTTGACGAGCGCTGGTGGCAGCTGACCCGGGCCTGTATGAAAAATCTGATCGAACATGGAAATGATGTGGCCTTTATCCAGAACTTTTTTGAACTGCGCGCCATCTTTAAAGAACCCTGCCAGATGCTGATCGTAAAGGAACCATACCCCGGAAAATATGAGTTTGACTGGTCGCGGATCAAGCGGTTCGTGGATATGTGCCGGGAACTGGGTTACCGGAAATTTGAGTGGGCGCATCTCTGGCTCTATTGGGGCGTACAGGATGCCATGCATATTTACAAGGAAGAAAACGGTCAGCATAAGTTGCTCTGGGATGAGAACCTGCCGGCCATGTCACCGGTATATATCGGTTTCCTGGAACAGTACCTGCCGCAGCTGCACGCCTTTCTGGTGAAAGAACGGCTGCTGGAAGATTCCTATTTTCATCTGTCGGACGAACCCTGGTCGGAGCATGTTGACAACTATAAAAAAGCGAGAGCCGTGCTGCACCGGCTGGCGCCCTGGATGAAGGTAATGGATGCGCTGAGTGATGTGCGGTATGGCCGCGAGCATCTTACGGATATTCCCGTGCCCATTATCAGTTCGGATGAGGCTTACCGCAAGGAGAATATCCCACATTGGGTCTATTTCTGCACGGGCCCCCGCAACAAATGGCTGAACCGGTTGTATGATACACCCCTGCCCAAATTACGGATGAGCGGCTGGCTGTTCTATCATTTAAAGGCGCAGGGTTTTTTGCACTGGGGATATAATTTCTGGTACAAGCTGGACAAGGAAGAAGCAGGGGATCCTTTTACGGAAGGGTCGGCCTATGCTTATCCCGGTATTGCTTCCGGAGATCCGTTTGCCGTGTATCCCGGCCCGGATGGCCCCTTTGATTCCATCCGCTGGGAAGTCTTTGCCGAATCCCTTCAGGACTATGCCATCCTGCAAACAGCGGGTATAAGTCCGGATGACCCCTTGCTGGCGCCGTTGCGTACCTATGAAGATTTTCCCAAAAGCGAGCAGTGGATCCGGGATGCATTGGAAAAAGTGCTGAGCCGGAAATAG
- a CDS encoding SusC/RagA family TonB-linked outer membrane protein, producing MMFKKTTAAPVSYRHLLKRLSKLFLLFFIIAAALPSLAQQRQLQGSVSDDSGEKLPGVSVAVKGHNAVTQTGADGRFQITVPDSAGTLIFTYVGKETQEYTIGTDTEITIKMATDPESLEVVVVNTGYMTQRKADLTGAVSVVGRSAIAKNPSADVLRSIQGKVPGVYIRTDGNPTDNVSVNIRGITSINGSPPLIVLDGQPVNITLRDINPADIESMQILKDASSASIYGSRAAGGVILITTRKGKKGTPTVSYESYVGFSKMTRVPKMLDAEGYGRALWQATVNDGNDPATAVRFYNYDWSYDAHGVPVLNKVIQPEWLNETKTMPSANTNWYKEGTRTGIQQNHQLTITGGGERLTSLFSLNYYNNEGTQITSFLRRLSARFNNEYELIKGRLTIGENLTITQLRMKDANANYAFLVMPPNIPVYANDGMWGGVAMKLGMDDFNNPVRELTVGKENVPNFLKVLGSVYAELKILKNLSFKTQYGLDYGMWYQRYIDPTWEEAGGKFDDISGVEQLNWQQLGQTWTNTLLYNLVLGKNKIDILGGIESYRFIREDLRGYRSDIALQTRDYAYLDAASGSRIEAGGSGDERTLLSYFGKINYDYDSRYLLSATLRRDGSSVFGPNNRYGTFPAFSGGWRLTSESFFSGIKNIFSDLKLRAGWGQNGNQAPLSAGRLVNLYKTDANITSYDISGLGSGAIPSGYRRDRIGNPDLKWETTTQTNIGIDFGFLNNRLTGSFDWFNKKSSDMLIPDPPYIAALGEGGFRSINAADMSNKGFELAIGWQDTKKDFYYNITANAAAYSNKITSLPQNVVFQYGGNGLSDNILGRPIGSIYGLVADGIFKTQEEVDNSPEQPGKGLGRIRYKDLNGDGKIDEIYDRTWIGVSDPDLMAGLNFDARYKNFDLSFFIQGVFGNDVVNDWKQLTDLWNIGVQNDRNHTARVLDAWSPGNPNSDIPALTRGNANGEGRLSTYFVESGSYVKMRTLELGYSFPQQLINKWSMSRFRIYLAAQNLFTIKKSWGDNAFTGPDPEIPNISPNPTGGRPYGGYLMPFTARFGVNVTF from the coding sequence ATGATGTTCAAAAAAACAACGGCGGCCCCCGTGAGTTATCGTCACTTGCTGAAACGATTAAGTAAGCTATTTCTCCTGTTTTTTATTATTGCTGCAGCCCTGCCTTCCCTGGCTCAACAACGGCAGCTGCAGGGAAGCGTATCGGACGACTCGGGTGAAAAATTACCGGGCGTCAGTGTGGCCGTAAAAGGCCATAATGCGGTAACGCAAACGGGTGCAGACGGCCGGTTCCAGATCACGGTTCCGGACAGCGCAGGTACGCTGATCTTTACTTATGTAGGCAAAGAAACCCAGGAGTATACGATCGGTACCGATACCGAAATAACGATAAAAATGGCAACGGATCCGGAGTCGCTGGAAGTGGTGGTGGTCAATACCGGTTATATGACCCAGCGAAAAGCAGATCTTACGGGTGCAGTAAGTGTGGTAGGGCGTTCCGCTATTGCCAAGAATCCGAGCGCGGATGTGCTGCGTTCGATACAAGGCAAGGTGCCTGGTGTGTACATAAGGACGGACGGGAATCCTACTGATAATGTGTCGGTAAACATCCGGGGGATCACTTCCATCAACGGCTCCCCGCCGCTGATCGTCCTGGACGGCCAGCCGGTCAATATCACCTTAAGGGATATTAACCCCGCTGATATCGAATCAATGCAGATCCTCAAAGATGCGTCTTCCGCATCGATCTATGGCTCGCGTGCGGCAGGAGGGGTGATTCTTATCACTACCCGGAAAGGAAAAAAAGGAACACCGACTGTCAGTTATGAAAGCTATGTGGGGTTTTCAAAAATGACCCGCGTGCCGAAGATGCTGGATGCGGAAGGGTATGGGCGGGCTCTCTGGCAGGCAACGGTCAATGACGGCAATGATCCTGCTACCGCTGTTCGGTTTTATAATTATGATTGGAGTTACGATGCCCATGGTGTTCCTGTGCTTAATAAAGTTATACAGCCTGAATGGCTGAATGAAACAAAGACCATGCCCTCTGCCAACACCAACTGGTATAAGGAAGGCACCCGCACCGGCATTCAGCAAAATCATCAGCTGACCATTACGGGAGGCGGAGAGCGGTTAACAAGTTTGTTTTCTTTAAACTATTACAATAATGAGGGAACTCAGATCACTTCCTTTCTGAGGAGGTTGTCTGCGCGGTTTAATAATGAATATGAATTAATAAAAGGTCGCCTGACAATTGGTGAAAATTTAACGATTACCCAGCTGAGGATGAAGGACGCCAATGCCAATTATGCATTCCTGGTGATGCCCCCTAATATACCTGTGTATGCCAATGACGGGATGTGGGGCGGGGTGGCCATGAAACTGGGTATGGATGACTTTAACAATCCTGTCAGGGAACTGACAGTCGGTAAAGAGAATGTTCCTAATTTTTTGAAAGTGCTGGGAAGTGTTTATGCCGAATTAAAAATTTTAAAGAACCTGTCCTTCAAAACACAATATGGATTGGACTATGGCATGTGGTACCAGCGTTATATTGATCCCACATGGGAGGAAGCCGGGGGTAAGTTTGACGACATCAGCGGGGTCGAACAATTAAACTGGCAGCAACTCGGTCAAACCTGGACCAACACGCTTTTATATAATCTGGTATTAGGAAAAAATAAAATAGATATTTTAGGCGGTATCGAGTCTTACCGATTTATAAGGGAAGATTTAAGAGGTTACCGGTCTGATATCGCACTCCAGACAAGGGATTACGCGTATTTAGACGCGGCAAGCGGCAGCAGGATCGAAGCCGGGGGCAGCGGTGATGAACGCACACTCCTTTCTTATTTTGGAAAGATCAACTACGATTATGATTCAAGATATTTATTATCGGCTACCCTGCGAAGGGATGGTTCTTCCGTATTTGGTCCGAATAACCGTTATGGTACCTTTCCGGCCTTCTCCGGAGGATGGCGCCTGACCAGTGAATCATTTTTCTCGGGAATAAAAAATATTTTTTCAGACCTGAAACTGAGAGCGGGCTGGGGCCAGAATGGTAACCAGGCACCTCTTTCGGCAGGAAGGCTCGTAAATTTATATAAGACCGATGCAAATATAACTTCTTATGATATCAGCGGGCTTGGATCCGGGGCTATCCCATCCGGTTATCGCAGAGACCGGATCGGTAACCCTGATCTGAAATGGGAAACAACCACCCAAACAAATATCGGTATAGACTTTGGATTTTTAAATAACAGGCTTACCGGTTCCTTTGACTGGTTTAATAAGAAAAGTTCCGATATGTTGATTCCGGATCCTCCCTATATCGCCGCCCTGGGTGAAGGGGGCTTCCGGTCGATTAATGCGGCAGATATGTCCAACAAGGGATTTGAACTGGCAATCGGATGGCAGGATACAAAAAAAGATTTTTATTATAATATTACCGCCAATGCAGCGGCCTATAGCAACAAGATCACATCATTGCCTCAGAACGTCGTATTTCAATATGGCGGTAATGGATTGTCAGATAATATTCTGGGAAGGCCGATTGGTTCGATTTATGGTCTGGTGGCAGATGGCATTTTTAAAACGCAGGAGGAAGTAGATAATTCTCCGGAGCAGCCCGGTAAAGGACTGGGCCGGATCCGTTACAAAGACCTGAACGGGGACGGGAAGATCGATGAGATCTACGACCGTACCTGGATCGGGGTTTCAGACCCGGACCTGATGGCGGGGTTAAACTTTGACGCAAGGTATAAAAATTTCGATCTGTCTTTTTTTATCCAGGGTGTATTTGGGAATGATGTAGTGAATGACTGGAAACAGCTGACTGATCTGTGGAACATCGGTGTACAGAACGACCGGAACCACACGGCACGTGTTCTGGATGCCTGGTCGCCCGGTAATCCAAATTCAGACATTCCTGCATTGACACGCGGTAATGCAAACGGAGAAGGCCGGCTTTCCACCTATTTTGTAGAAAGCGGGAGTTATGTAAAAATGCGGACACTGGAGCTGGGCTATAGTTTTCCCCAGCAGCTGATCAATAAATGGAGCATGAGCCGTTTCCGGATCTACCTGGCAGCGCAAAATCTGTTCACCATAAAAAAATCCTGGGGAGATAATGCATTCACAGGTCCGGATCCGGAAATCCCGAATATTTCGCCGAATCCAACCGGAGGAAGACCATACGGCGGGTATCTTATGCCATTCACAGCACGGTTCGGAGTTAATGTAACCTTTTAA